The following DNA comes from Anopheles coustani chromosome 2, idAnoCousDA_361_x.2, whole genome shotgun sequence.
AATCTAGTATTGTTTTACCAACCTGTAGTTATAACTGGTATAACGGGTAGTGTCAAGTTAGACCCAAATATATGACATCTACTCTCCGTCAGCACCTGTCACTTGAGATCAGCAAGATGAAACGGTCTCTTTCAACTGGATCGTGAAGGAGAACGAACGTAATAAAGGATCATCCTAAACACGACACATTATTCTATGGTCAGATGCTCTTGCCTTCCATATTTCTTGTTTGTCCCACTTTTCCTTTAAACTTGTATGCTACCAAAACTATGATgtacaaaattgaaattagtattaaaacatgtttaattcGATGAAATGATCACCACCCCTAACCAATTTACTTCTCGCGTATCGTTGCTTCCGCGACAGATAAAACGCTTCGCTCTCGGGTTCCTGCGCAGCACGGAGGAAAGCTTGCCACTGATGTGCCATAAATCGTCACCCACCTCGCCCCAGAAGAAGCTGAACGACATCCTGTCCGAGGACATCTACACCCTGGACCAGGTCGTGTCGAGTAAGTTCGGCGACTCGTGCAAACAATCGTTCGTCGGGTCACCACAGCGCCTCCATCCAACAAGTGATTGCTACTCGAATGAGGCTCCCACGACGACCGCCGTGGCCGACGGCGTGGAGTACGAGTTCAAGCGCAACCTGATCCGGCAGACGAACAGTGCCAGCTCGAGTCCGAAGCGCTTCTCGACCGTCACCCCGCCGAAGCACGCCGACAGCCTGAACAGTGTCAGCCTGGGTGAGGACAACGAGGAACTGGACCGGGCGTCCTGGTTCCAGGCCGGGCTGCCTCGCGAACTATCACTGGAAGTCCTCACTCAGCAGAGCCCCGGTGCGTTCCTGGTTCGCCGCAGTGCCACCAAGCACGGTTGCTTCGCGCTATCGCTCCGAGTTCCGCCCGGACCGGGGCCGAAGGTGGTGCACTATTTAATTATGAAAACCGAGCGTGGATATAAAATTAAGGTAATTTATTACATGCGCTTGGAAAGTTCAAATTTCTGTCTAGTTAGTTTCAATTATGGGTACCGGGATAGTTTCGAGAAAATAGTATTTGGACATGCTGGTAGAACACCATGGATCACATGTTTACCTTTCGCTTCAGAGAGGAAATTCATCTAAATGCAATCCTCCTCTCACGGGTTAACCGGAAGATTTACCCCTGTCTTCCAACGAGTTTCCAAATATGCTCGGGTCCGATGTAAATATTCCCTGGTCGTGATTTAAGAGTCAGGTGCTTGATACGTGATCGTAATAATCTCCAACAACAGATGGGTGTGTTTATACGGTACGGTAGCATGGGTAATTGCAAGGTAACGAAACGAAGCCAGGAACCCAATTAAGGACAACCATGCATGCTGATGCAATTTCTGAAACTGCCTGCTCGCCATGCTTCGCTTTTGCGCTTGATCTGATAGGCTTAAACGAACTGGAAAACAGCTCACAAGCATCCATATTAGCCTTTATTTCGCGTAAAGTTTTTATCGCTACTGGCCATTTTTGCCCCGACTTcctttatttatattatcGACCCTGAGGCGATGAGCGATCTCAGAGGTCATCGATCGGCGATCAGGCAGCTAATTTACAAGTAGCTCCAATTTTCACGCTATACCTATCCATCACCAGCGAACagtaatgcattttttttgtcaattGATAGCTCAAATGGTGTGGGGGTGTTATGCCTATGTATAAGGATGATGAAGGGACCATGTATTTGCCATACCGTGGTTAtcctttttctcaaaaactccCACAAGCTAGAGTCCAGCAGGTTTTAATATATCGTTCTATTACTGTTGTATCTCCGTCAGTAGGATTGTGCATAAACAgtcataaatttataaaacatgAACTTCCGTTGGGGGTCCGCAGCAGCCTACCACTCGGCTGCTggtgccggttagaaaatcgacccatgagccGACGGTCATCGACGGTGTGGGTTCCCTTCCCAATCGAGACCGGTATCCTCCCCAGTACGAGAGGACCGACTATCCACATACACATAAGATAAAAGTCTCGAAATCCCTTGacgggtaggcatgaccaacaaggtcgattgcgccaagaagaagaaaaaaagctcccattccaaaaataattTACTCAGGTTGGTGTAAAATAAACATGTAGTTCAGGTTTGATGGATCATTCAACTGCCGTATGGTTGTGGAATTTCAATGATCCCGTAAACAGTCAATGGTTTTGTCAAACATGATGTGGTTGATACTTGATGAAGTCCTTTTACTATTCAATTTaataaacataacataaaGTAGCAAATTACCTCAACAATCCGTTCGATTATAAAAAGAAAGACTTACACAATACTAAGTAAAGAATACGTACTTTGCAATTTGTCGTATCAGAAGCTACTTGTTGAACCATAATTAAATTAGCACTACAGTTTGTGGTATCTTGTTGGCTGTTTTGTTTCTGTAAAACAATATCTACAGCAATTATTTGTCGCACTTGAAAATTACATCAGATAAGGAATGAAGCCAGTAAAAACGTTCAAGACAACTTTATTGTGATGATGGTCTCACTCACAgagttcatattttattttcgatttaacatttttcacaAGAATCAGCTTAAAAAATTATCACATCTAAGGTagcatttttatcatttctttgCCATCTTTAATGACCCAGCAGAAATCAGAAAAAGATAAGATACAATTCAATTAGACTAAAAACAACCTTGTATTCCTTTCCCATTCCAGGGCTTCACGAAGGAATTCTCGTCACTACGCGCCTTGATAACGCACCACTCGGTGATGCCTGAAATGCTTCCGGTTCCACTTTCACTGTCACGGCCTCAGAACATCCCGATGAAGTGCAAGCGTACAGACGACTACGATACGTACAGTGCGTTGAACGAGTTTTCGAAGCTGTTCTCTGATCTCGACATCTGTTCGTAGCGAGAATGCTGAGAGGTTTTGAACAGCTGGTCCAAAGTGGGGCTCTCCGGGAGGAGAATAGGGTTTGTAGGTGTTtggaatattttgataaaatttcctCGAAACCCGTACGTACGACGGTAGTGACAGTCGTTAGCCGGAAGCCTACGCCGGATGGTGAATCGACGTCGAGGATGTATCGCGCTTATGAGCGTTCGAGGGAGGCGGAGAACTCTGTCGGTGACAGATGATAAAATGGGTAGGCCAGGGCCGTCGCTGTGCTACGGTATCTGGATACGAAAGGCCGTTGTGGAACAGTTTCCTGATGAGTTTGTAAATAGCGTGTCAAATAGCTCGTGTAAATAATGCTCGTACGATGGCTATGTCAACCACTAAGAAGGATCTGGGAAACCCGTGGAAGAGCTGAATGTCTTGGGTTAGCAACATTCATCACAGCAAAGCTAGTAGTCCCACTCTCGCAGATGCGTGCAACCAGCAACCTATCCCTGAAGGCGATACCGAAATATAACAATCAAAATGTACTGAAACGTCAGGAACAAACCGTCTGGATGTATTTGTTGACCTAGCGTAGGCTACAATTACAACTTGGGGCGACATTTATGGTGGACCGAGATGCCACGTGCCACGTGTTGGCACAGCGCAACTGTGACTGTTTGACATTGTGATATAGAACTGAACGTTACCCGTGACTGCTTGGCGGAATTTACCAACATTGGAAAATATGAGCTCCGTGGCATTAACGATGAATTGTCATCCCGGCTGAGGCGGATATTGATTTAAACAATATGTCATTATTCGGTGCAGCCACTGATGGACGTCGCCAAACGTTGGAAAATGTGCCTTGGGAACTGTATTTCAAACACACATGTACACGTATGTGTTCAAAAATAAGCGTAACCGAAATAAAAGACTTTGAGTGAAATTAGATGTTTCGATTGATGAGTTACAACTTTATCCGaaattgtttgatttcttGCAATTTGTGCTCCGAAAAGCCCTGGTTCAAGGTTTTGAACAATTGATTAAGTATTATTattcaatgtttgaaaaaggtttAAGTTATTGAAACGTCACTGTATTGTGTATTGAGTGATAATATTTGTAAATCATCCTAGTCCTAGAAGTTTAACACCACGACCCAGATGGCACCCTTCGATATTTCGAAGGACTGATGGCGTGTGAAAGATGGCACCCTATGATATTTCGAAGGACTGATCACCGATCTATAATGTACCGTCTTTCGGCCACAGTAATTCTCTTCGAAGGAGGCCTTGTTCCACAAGGGGATCTGGACACACGCACAAAAAAGAAGTATAAAACTTAATTTCGTTAGAAAAACAAGTACGCCTCTGTCTTTTCTTCGATTCATGTTATTATCCTTTCATTCCATCCTCAAATTGTTGCAAATACTGTACAATTTTGTGATTTGTTGATAATATTTCTAACTTCCTAAAGTACACGAATGCGCTACGATCGGACGTCTTAAGTGGGTAATCACTTCAAACTGAATTGTAAAACATGATGATGTGCGGCACAAAGTTCTTATACTTTCCTACTCTTGACGGTCTTTTTCAACtgatgttttatttgtctTCCTGGGGATTTGTTTACAACTGGACTAAAAAATGTCCTAACGACGAAATAAACCCACAATGGCACCTTCACTGAAGTACATCATTTTCTATTCTCGTCTGACGAGCTTTGACGAAAACGCCAGACATTTATGCACTAGCCGTTCTCTTGCGCTATCGCGGCATAGATTGTCCTTGCAGTTAAGGGCTTAGCATAAGTACGGAGCAAGAAGAAATTATGTCGATCGTTTTGTCACTCCTAGTAGAAAATTTTTTCACTCCTTATCCCATTGGCTGAGGTGCACAATTCCCACTGGAGGTCCAGCTGATAATAATGATTGAAACGTGACGTTGATCCAAATAAGCTTTTCGGTCGAACGGTCTGGATTTCGGTGGTCCGGCTGTCCCTGGCGAAGGATTAATTCCGACTTTCGCTCTGGGATGAAGAAGAGTGAAATCCCCTAGCGATTGTTGTGTAACAATCCTGGGGTTTTTGACTactgacgacgatgatggtgatgcttcTGGCCAAATTAGACCATTTGGTAAATAAGGTTAAACCACCACAACCATAAGGTTAAACCACCAGCAGATGGTAAATAAGGTTAAATTGTCAGCCATGACCGTTGAAATGCTGGTGGCGTTCATGCGTCGTGCGGAAATTTTGGAGTAAAAGGACAAACACAGGCGATAGGACTGATTGAACGTAACAAGCAGACGATGGTCGACACGTCTGGTCCAAGTGCGAATACTTCGTCCTATTGGAGTGTAAGTGTACTGCATCGGACAGACGACCCCTTTCGCAGTCGGTAAAGACCACCTAGACGAGGACTAGTAGAAACTTTTGATGCCATTACATTGTGCACAAAGCCATTTTGTCGATGTCACTACTTGAAGGTGCTCGGAGAAGTGTTGGAAATATTTTCGTTGAGAATTGGGTCTCTTTTTGCTCGTTCTCGACAATCCTATTACCGTGAGTGCGTTTCGAGGCACTGGAAGGTGCTCGTGGAATGCCTTTTCACAGCGAGGGCACTTGACTTATAATTGTAAAATAACATTTGCACTTACATGACGTAGTTGTTCAGCTTGGCTGGCGGTGTTCAGTGTTTTCTCGTTCCGGAAGACGTTCTACATTACTACGAGCTGTCGGAAAGTAGCGTGTACGACTTCCAAGTGTGTCATGGAGCGAAGTGTAATTGAATTAGTATAGACGACTGGGATTTTCATGAGACTAAAAGAAAGAAGGTAGAAATGAAAGAATTATTTTAACAATACGATGTAATGCATTCCAATTTCCCGAACGACGCAGCAGTGGTAGAGAAACTTATTTCGTACATTTTAATTACAAGTCCGCAACTGTCGTGTAGTTACGTTGGTTAGAGAATTGGTTCAGTAGCGTCCAGGCGCTCCTTGAACGCCAtgtgttcgaatcccaaccaatACTGGGTCTAGAAGAGAAGTACAATGAGCCCATAATGTGGCAAGTAGGATCGAGGTCGTTAACAATAAAATATGGTTTTTAATCTATTTTccctatgtttttttttgtacaccaCGTACAATGTATAAAACGTAGCTAGTTTTTGATCCAACTTTCCAACTTTATAGTGTTTGTTGTAAATGTTCTCTTCCTCTTCCAAAACTTCATCCCACCACGTTTGCCTATCCGATAGATATCCTTTCGCACTAACGAAAACATTTGGTACTCCTCACAAAACAGCTCAAAGGTCGTGGAGAAGTCGTGGGTGAGGAGGTGAACgccaaacgaaaaagaaaaacctatcaTAGGGGTGCAGCGCGTAGGAAAACTTTCTTTTCAGCAACGAACTGACGCCATCGTCACCttgttcgtcgtcgtcgttccgATCCTAGATTAGCTAAATCATTCTGAGGTCGTCATGTCTTGACCTCGAGAGTCGTCAGACCTTAACTAACacttgaaaacagtttttgtAATAAACTAGcagttgtttgtgttttgtaaacCTTCTATTGCGgtggaaaaaaccaaacagaaaACCACAGGAATACTGCATAAAAGAAGTGCTAACAGGTGAAATGAAGAATGCAATATGAAACAAATCGTAAATAAACGGATGGATAAACAAATACCAAACCAACTCCCAATGgccaaaacagtttcaagagaaaaagaaaattggtaGCTTTTTACGGTACTTACAACTGGCTGAATCGCTTTGTTTTTgtggagagagaaaagaaaatctcaaAATTCcactcgatgcactttgtgTTTATCAAAAAGCTTTTTTCCGCAATCCATTCGATAATGTTTGAAAGtttcttttgttcttcttACACTCTAtaacattttcttcctttgtaaTGCAGAGTTCCCTTGCATAGATTATGCTCTACAGGAGtacaaacaaaccacaatCCACTGGCTTCATTCCTCAAAATACCATTTCAATCCTTTCATTAGTTTACTGCTTCAGTTTCTCGCTCTTTTTAATCTTCAGAAAATCCGACGGAAAAGACCGGTGGAAATAATGCTGCAATTTCAGCCTGATAGAATGGCTCTGTCCCAATCTGTCCGGATAGTTACGGAATTCTTTTGAGAGGGATTTTCTGGCTGGATTTAAAATTGGCCATTGAAACCGGGAATAAGTTTGTGCCagcaacatttcaaatttcaatttccttcGACTGGTCTGTCGGAAAATCCATTTTCTCGGAAATTACCGAAGGCACAAGAGTTTATCAACGTTCAATAATAATTCACTAAACGGACGACCCACGTAAAGCATGCACGCTTGTTCGATGCCTCTCTTCCATTCATATCCAGTGTATGTCGGGCAGTTCCACCAAAACCACGACCACAACCATACATTAATGACCAGGCTTAATGATGCACGTGCGGTCCGATGGAACCCTCTACCGTTCATGTCCGAATGCTTCGCGATTCGCGAGGGTGGATTCTGGAGGTGGTTTGTCGGGTTTAATTGCTGCGGTTTTGTAGCAATAGGAAGGAGGGTTAATTACATACATAATCAGGACCGTCCATCGGTGGACAGTTTAAATCTGTGAATAGGCTGTATATGTTATTTGGTCTGGTAGCAGAAACCGAAGGCAAATGATCAATCATGAAAATTGGTAAACAAATACCCCACAACTCCACCGTTTCAGGCTCTTCTTCCACCAACGAGTTACACGCATCGACGAATACTAATGACCCTCGGTCATTTATATCGTTACGTTACATTAGCTTGTCAAATAACAGCATCTGATTCGATTTTCCCTGATGCAGATATTTCATGCAACTCGATCTGCTCCCCTTCACCTACAAGACCCACATATCTGAAGAAATTATGAACCGCAGAGACTAGGGGTTTGAGAAACAATCCTCTGTTGTGGGATCCTTCTGACGATTGGGAAAACGTACTGCTGGTTGATACGATTTCCTTCCGAATGCCAAGCCCGGAACCACTAGTACGGCAATCTATTGATTATCGTTGGAATCCTTCTTGTTATGAACCTGCATCCTACCAATTACAAAGGCAAAGAAGCAAAGAGCAAAACCTGCATTCACTGCTGGTTGGGAGTTGCATAGCTACTGCATGAGAATATGGGCACTGCCTTAGACTGGAACATGTCAAATTTTTAGATCGAAAGGAAATGCCCCTGACTTTAAGAagtagcaaaaaataaaatagaacatcTTTTAgatgaataaattttatgaTTGTCAAGAGCATGCCAAAGCGCACACGCGTTGTTACCAGATAGTGATAGTCTCAACGAATCCTTCCTGCTTGCTGTACACGTTGTAAGCCATGTCATTTTTTACTCTTCTTCGCTTCATTCATCGGATATAAGATGGTTTTATGTTGCTTCTTTGAAGCGTCTTCTTCTGTACATTTTATGCACATCCCTatccgatggtttttcttCCTGCACCACGTAAGGGCTCCGATGTTCATATACCGAACGGGCAGATGCGAGCAACGAAACCagccgtcgacgacgacgatgatgaaacTAATGATGACGACGGAGAAAAAGTTCATAGTTTCGATTGGAAAAGGGAATTCTGTATGTGTGCACCAGAACTCCCAGCAGGATATCGGATTTAGTTGGAAAACAGAAAGCAGCCACCGGAAGAACGCAACGGAAGCGGAAGTACGCAGGGTAATAATGCAGCCAATAAAAGTAGGATGCAGCAAACAGATGAACTTTTCCTGAACCTTTTTGCCTTGAAAGACTGTACCAACAAGGAGAAAAGTCCTGAAAAATAATATGAGCTTTCCTTTTTCAACCGCAAAGCATAAGCCGTACCTTATCTCCTTAAGAGAAATCGATCAATTTTGCAAATCATAAAAGAATTCATTCGGTAGCAAAATCAAACCTGATAGCAGCTTTAGTGGAATGGAATTTGAAAGGTTTTCCGAGTGACGTTGGGAATGTTTTCCCATGTAGCATATGAATGACACTGTCGGCACCGTTTTCTTGATGGCGCATTCCACAAATTCAGGCTCACCCACGTAACGGATCTTGGGATAAAAAAGTATCGGAGTCCGTGTGCCCAACAAATTAGATGAAAGAATTCTGGGGTCGATCAAAGAGCCATGAGAAAAACGGACCATAACAGCGAAACGGTGTAGATGGTTGCCGCACCTTCGTTTGCGAGTGTTTTGTTGTCCATTGTCCATTTGCAAAACGGTCAAATTTTACTAACTAAGCCCTTCGTAATAGCATGAAAGAGAGTGTTGTTTTGAGTTTCTTTTCTAATCATATTGCTTGCcatattaaaagaaaattaattatgcAGAAAAGGGAGCAGAAAATGTCACCCATAGCATAGCacacattttattgaaaattccaaaaacggTTATGATCGATGACTCTGCCAGCTGTTCCAGTTTCTTCAAGCCTGGACATTGAAACCTAACAAACTTCAACATCCaacgaataaataaatctaaacAAAAAGATCCCCCATGAAACCGACGGAAGTCATGGAACAGTGAATGGTTTCTTGAAGATTCTCCTTTTCCACCTAGGGGCTTTTTCTCCTGAGTGACAAAAGGCGCTACTAGTCGGAGCAGAATAAAAAGCAAGGGATTGCGCGATATGAGTGGAAATGGTGGAACTAACGCTGTTTTGGGCTCAGGCTTTCGTTTCGGAAAATCTAAAGGCGAGGTACCGGTTCCGGGGAGGGAATTCAATAATCCCCCATCGAGACAGGTTGCTTCGTGACCATAGCCCATAGCCCTAGAGAGATGAAATCCAGCCAGATACGACAGAAAATTACTGGTTATCATATGGCCTATGCGCACGGTATTGCAAAGTGAAAGAGGGAAAACTGATCACCCCCGACACAGTGGAGCCATGTAAGCTACCAATGGAGAATTGTATGACACAATTGTCGTGCGGTTGTCACCTCCACTGGCTCCCGTTGTGGAATGTACTTCGGTACAGTAATAGATGCAATAACACACTCCTGACGCAGTAGCCAGGAATCTTGGAACAAAACTACGGGAAGAAGAAATTCTCGGCTGTTGTCTACCGTTTGGACCAATTGTGATCATATCGGGCAGTGTCTCCGCATTGCTGAAGACGCTGGTGTAGTTCGCATCAAATCATTTTACcacaattaaaaacatttataaGGCAGCTGTAGCTGTAGAGCGTAACGAGTGACGTTCGCTTTATAACGATGTTTCGAGGACAACTAGAAGGAAGTCATCCTTAGCACAATTTTACGTTGGCACtggcatttttattgtttcatagTTTTAAAGGGTTAATTTAAAAAGCCCATTACAAGAGGAAGCCCTGGtttgtgattgatttttaaaactatttcttATTCATAAAGATGCGAAACATTTTCACACAATAGAAGAGAGTTCCATAAGGTCCACaaaaaccatcatcatcttctgTCGTATCTTCTCGACATAAATAAACTCCCCACAATCATAGGCATTTTGCTCCACCTCCCATCAAAGGGACATGGCTCCATGCTTCTCCAATCCTCCTTCCTCCAATTAAAACGGTGTTAATTTTCCAacgagaaattgaaaaatgtcatCGAGATTGTAAAGAGAGCCAGTAAGAAACGGTTCAACGAGGGTTGAACAAGTGGGAAATAACAATAGATGCCAGCAGTGAGAAGGTTTTACTGCAACAACCTCCCTTCGGAGGGCTGAAACAatgagaaaatggaaaagtgtgTCACCATCACCAGGGGAAGCACCACTATGGAACAGATTATAGCACAGTGTCGTGTAATTGACAACAGGATGCTCATTATCATACACGTGTACATTCATTGGGACACCTTTGCACAGTTCTTATTATACGAAGGATAACTctaaatacacacatacaatCGATGTGCTAGTTCTTTTTTAAGACACCGGTATGGTAAACTGGTTGGAAAAGCCATCCACACACATTGCACGGCATAAACAAAAGATAACTAAATTAACAACTCGTTTAATCATCCGCAAGCTTTACCGCCTCTGACCTACTTTTACCGCTGCGAATAAATGtgccgttttccaccgaaagctTTTCCCCCTGAAAGAGACATCCTAGTGAACGAGCGAACATTCAAAGCATTGGATACACGTGGGTAGAAAGGCAAGGTGATAAACGAACCAACCCTGTCCCGTAATGCGTCGTATTATATGATTACCATTTACAGCGAGTTTATCCCAAGGGTTCCGGTTTTCCCAGGCTCTACTTCTGCCTCGTTTTTCTCGTCCCAGAGATACAGGACATAATTACACCGTTGCTAGGGATTATCTTTGGCGGAACAAACACCGTCCAACCGTGAACCCTTCGAAAAGGGCTCTGGAAATTCGGGGAAACTCTTTCATGATTCATGATTGAGTACTAATAAAATACGATATTGGAAAGCTAGTGAGATGGTATTTTTTGTCTTTACGTGGCAGTGAAGAGCCTATCCTATCCTCGGGTGCGGTTAATTTAGTGTGCAGGATTGGAAAACTCGATGCAAGTATCTCTCCGG
Coding sequences within:
- the LOC131264277 gene encoding EGFR adapter protein-like — protein: MQEVEYFTDNLTAGMEQTPSRTMCSYDLLDSPRITHEQTKLVGRGYNKCDENVNYTVDPLQLTSSDEECSGSPTSEMNNCIKFMEKPTLIKRFALGFLRSTEESLPLMCHKSSPTSPQKKLNDILSEDIYTLDQVVSSKFGDSCKQSFVGSPQRLHPTSDCYSNEAPTTTAVADGVEYEFKRNLIRQTNSASSSPKRFSTVTPPKHADSLNSVSLGEDNEELDRASWFQAGLPRELSLEVLTQQSPGAFLVRRSATKHGCFALSLRVPPGPGPKVVHYLIMKTERGYKIKGFTKEFSSLRALITHHSVMPEMLPVPLSLSRPQNIPMKCKRTDDYDTYSALNEFSKLFSDLDICS